The nucleotide sequence atgcaataacttttttaaaactggacttaaattctttttagatgatagaggaaccAGTCTACTAGACGCTGACTAAAATACTATTTCTCaatttttgctattatttggaatgacaaagaaataataaaaaaaactctcgttttataacttttttatctgtgcctctaacgaaaatgaaaaaataatgcctttcgtagatctcggtattttatatgcatgttgaaaatttgatcgaaatcggttaataaTCTTGCCAAATATATACTCGCAAAAAATTACGGCGCAGAAATGTCGAAAGTAAAGGTTGCCCGAACGTTGTATACCATCATGATACAAATTGTTCGACCTTTATATCAAAATAAATGAGAAAATACGTTAATTTTTAAACGCATTTATACAAATTTCGCTCACTGTATTAAGCAAATTGAATGTTACTAGAATTTTTAGGATACGAAAGAGTATTACTAATATTTCCTGttgtaaattttaactttctagttttgatttcattaattaaatgtcTTTGATACATTGTGGGAAGTTTcggaatttaatatttatcgCTTAAAGTGTTGAATCACATTTGTGGTGACGAAGTTTCGATATTCTATTGACGTTTCAGTCATTTTTGTAACTTTTATTTTAAAGATTGATAATGGTAAATGTAACATTAGATTCTATAGCCCTTAAGTCATATTTTGAGATATTACCGAGTTCTTCGTTTCACACTCAATTGCAAATATGTATTACATATTTACTGTATatctattacaataataatataataataatatctattacatatttacatatttacctTACGTATAGTAAAGCAGGAAGAACACTTTAAGCAAGAAGTAGAACAACACACTAATGTATGTGTAAGAAAGAATGTAAATGTCTTGTAGCAGGTTTTCACTCTTTCttgtaattattaaattttacaaTATCATTCTAATTACAATCCTAGCTATATGTTCATTTGCAATTTTCTTCTACAAAACTCAACCACATTTTCTATcgtatattttacatttttttattctatataatatatatcttgaTTATATGTTAGAACATGTATTTACACAGTTTCTTTTTATGTAAATTAATGGTTTTTAATTTATGGAGATAAAGTTTTTCTCCTTTCACATTCATTTTTAGTTTTAAGTGGGTGTTCTGTTTCATCACAACTTAAaatctaattttccttcgtcgcAACTTCACTTTCTTATGCTCAATGGTTTGCTTGGTTTATATTGcaataattgtattttattgttatttcatgttgcttcataaaaataacaaggacatatttattcagatttttcgCGATTTGTATCGCAATATACGATGAAATAAACTTATTGAATAAATTCCCCCTAAATTCCCACTAAATTTCCCCTAAAtgtgtttttataatttcaataatcgtaaattaaacaatATGGAATGTGACAAAATTTAGTTTCAAGACTGCTATTGATAATCCCATGCTGTTTTTGTCTTCTGATTTTTTGTTACTGCGTTTCAAATTGAACTGTTCCGTTGTACCATACTCTCCTCTACAGGCGTGCGTAACCGTGTATATGTGAAAGCAAGAAACGTTCTGAAATAGCGAGTGTAACAACGTCGTCATTGTAAGGACACCTTTATGTACATAATCGAATACGAAAGGACTCGAATGCCTTTACAGAGTTTACGGAAGTGAATAATTAGTAAAGGAAAAGCTATAgaaaatttctttattataaataattaatattactgcattttattatataaatattaatatgtaaaaTAGACTATTCGGTAGGAAACATATTGAAGTATCGATTGATTAATAACTatttcttcccaattttccttttgaacatagagattttaaataatctcACAAATGAAGTTACTCAAATGACGAACGAATCATTCAAGATTATTTATTGCTGTTAACGCTAACCGTACCGGGCGTTAATAGTGATTCGTCTGTGTTACCTTATACAAATCACagcatttaatttatttagattttttccaatttttatatcaatatacgTTGGAATGAATTTTATTGAATGGTTTCCGATGGAtgtgtctttataatttcaacaattgtcAAATAATAATTGTCGAACCGGTCATTTAACCGGCGATGGTACGATTAGTGTTAAACATTAATTTTCGGAAGTACAACTTAAAATGTGAATACAATGACTGTATGCAAAATTCCCTTTCAATGTGGCACTCTGTATAATGATAAGAAATTGTAGTTATCAATGTACTGATTAATGTAATAAATTATCTTTCGTCAagtaattttgtaaatattatattggtTTTTGTTTTTCAGAGTGTCTGACATTCACTAAGAATGGATCTCAGTATACAATATTAACAAAATTAGATGCCCCCAGCGGTAATATTTCGTTCTGGATGAAATTGTGGGACCCCAATGGTGAGAAAGACGTAAGTAACTTAAAAAGTGACTTCGGATAATATGTACATTAATTTAATGTATGAttaacaatacaatataatataaaacataGCGTAGAATAAAacgtaaataaaatttaatatgcaATAtaccataaaataaaatagaaatagaaaataatgtaataaatacaGTATATATTTGTATCTCCATTATCTAAGACTAAGCATTATTCCTAATAAATGACGATACGGTATAgacaattttattacagcaTATGgcaaattttgaaatattattcgtaTATCAGTTTATCTAATAATTTCTGTAAATTCGTTTCGTACGatcttataaatttatttaaccgCAGAGATTAATAGTTAtttgttttttaattattttttatttatttttagttctttattttttagTTATTTTTTAATACCTCCTTCAAACAAAACTAAAGAGATGATTTTAAATGAGTTTAATATGAGATTATTAGTGTACCTCTAACTGATTTAAACGAAGTATAGAGAGCATGCCATTTATTTGGAATCAACGAGGAATGCATTGAATTGATTGTACATATATTGATGTATATTTTGTATTGTCGAGTTCTAACTTGTTTTCATTTAGTTATTTGCAATGGTTATTATGCCTTTATAGGCCGATGCGCGAATTTTACTGAGTTTATTACCAGTACCGGTTACCGCCGAACAAATAGCTGAAGAATGGAGTGCAGGCGTCGAATTGTTTTTCGCAAATTCTGGCAGTGGACAAACTTTTCCCAAATTTGACGTAAGTTGTATCTCTCTATTTTGAAAAGGATTCAAATTTACAGAATTTAAGAACTTTTTACGCACACAGTAtttcataataataaattattcgtgTATTAGGACGAAGAAATTTTTGAGGCTAGTCCGGAAGTTTTGGTTGGTACGAAATGGATAGGGATTTGGATAACATGGGGTGGCGGATTTGTATCTGCTGGCATTGAAGGCAGTTTGAAGCCtatatttatgcaagaatacaAACGAAAACGTGGTATCACAAGTCTGTATCCAGAAACGTTCTTATATTACGGGCTTCGTGGAACTGGAGTTTTATGGAGCACCGCATTTTGCCAAAAACGTATGCTTTGAAATAGTTACGTTACTATTTAAAATGTTGCTCAGAATTTTTCTAACGTCAGCAGCATATCTTTTGTTCGGTGTGCAATGTAAATTGAACATAAAATATCgtgctaatataatatatgcttcaaattttataaaacGTTTAACTATAAAACATTATCTGAAGAAGATCATCTTTCATATATTTGTTTTTTTACTGCAGAAATTCCTCCTtcctataaataatttagcaaaATGAAGTAGAGCGTAGTTTTCTTACTGACTCACCCTGTACATACCCATTTGCTATCCACTTAACATTTAACATCAATTCTATCCATTCGAATTACAGTGGAACCGCGGTTATTCGAACTTTACTTTTCAAAatagatgtagaaggtctatTTTTTTATGAGATGATAGTAGGTTAAATAACAACAATTTTGTATTCAAGACTAAACGATGCTTCAATTATAGTCGTAAATGTATATTGTTGTTAATGTACAACTCTATAATCTAGATTCCTTCCAGAGTGTGAAATTCATACCACGTTCGGAACTGATTATTCCAGAATATGGACCATGGAAAAAAAtaacgatacaaatgatgtccGAGCTTTTGTCCGTGCTAGTCAAGACATTCGCATAAGATTATATCAAACACCTAAATTGGAGCATCCATGTGTTACGGTAATAACTGTGTTTTCATAATAAATCATTAAACATTAACTAAAGATTACACGATAAAatgcaaataaaaatgttgttttTTTTAGTTAGAAAGAGCTACAGAATGTAATTTgcatttctttctttaatagcTTTATTAGAATGAAAGTAATAACACTTTTTTATTCTTTCAGTCTTTCCAATGTTTCAAATTGTAGCAATTACTTCGATTGTATAATTACtaacaattaatttatacattatAGTACATTTAAGTTGCCGATTTATGATAATGCATGACGGTTAATTTCAATGGCCAAGGATAGTGCAGTTGTAggtatagtcctcacgcgacaagaactAGCCGCCCCACTGTCGTAGCTAATAAgaggggaatgtaaacacagaggtgccttcttgtcgcgtgaaaAATAAATTCACGCGATTTATCTGATACAGGTAACAATAGGCAAAAATATCGCGACACTCACGTATGAAGAAGAAGAGGATTCGACGAAgcattatttgaaagaaattcCAAGCAAAGGCATTCTTGATTTCTGGTCTTGGAAAGAATTTAGCATCAGGTTGGTAGGTAGAATATAAGCAGACGATTGGATATTAATTGCTATTAATAATCTATACCTTCCAGTAttttcggagaacattttcgcttaTTTTATCACAAGGGCAAGGCAGCTATCGAACTATtttacgtaaacaataatttcttTGCCACTTTAAGATGGTTCAGCATTGGAAGTGAAAAGTCTATAGCATTTTGGACATTGTTTTGTTCTCCGGAaggtaattataaaatatagttacctataattaatataatttcgtTATTTTTACAAATTCGAGCAAATCGTTTTGCACACATGTTCTACAATACTTATACTTTAAGATAATCCGAAAGTGATTCACCTTTTAAAGGTTCGAAACCAGAATACCCTCTTAATGAACAGTATCAGTGAACTGACTCAGTTAGTTTGTAGTACAGTAatttattgttaatatattaattgaattgaaCGAAGTATAGATAGTTCCTAGATCATTTTGTAAATCTTGCTAACTTATACATATACTGTACATATAAGCACTGGTCACTGTATATATAAGTACCAAGACAATGAAGACAAATTTAGCAGCTTCATGGATTGCTCATACTATATTGTCACCAATAATGTACGTGTTTATTTTATGTTATGaaacattaaatattaatacaaattttaCAGCTACCGATGCTGTGGAAATTCCTTCAGCACCGAACTGTATATCCGATTTAACACAGTATATGTACCAAGGTGGACAATGGACAAGTGCCAATGAAGTTCCTTGTATTCCATGGAGCTCAAAGGAAGTGAGTGATGTAAAATCTAATATTTAAAGTAACCAAGCCAAAAAATTAATTCCATTCGAAAGCGACTGCAATGAAACaagaaaagaaatattttaatgtaGAACAAATTAAATCATTGAGAATAGGAAAAACAAGTGTcgattataaaagaaaatttaaaaggATGAAGaagaaaattgttataattgatgtagctaaATTAACGACATGTGTCTGGATACAAAGAGAAATGTATTATGTATTTGATAAACAGGAAATCATTTTAACAACAAGCAGAAATACAGGCATTacgataaaattaataaaataatatgttcaattgttattttcttatctatttatattgtacaatagtaaataaataagtaaataaataataataaaagaaaaattgtaataCTATACAATTTGCAACGCTGTCACATTGTGAATCATCTTGCTggatatttctttttaaatttatatctcgaaaattattattgaaatataggtCGCACTTACATCATTTTAATGAAGGATTGGTATTTTCAAATACgcatttgtttcactttgaaattatttttgaaaCATGATATCGACAAATAAGAGTACTCAAACAATCATGTCATAACTATTTCAAGTTAGTTAGTAGCAAATGATGTTGTAGACATTATCCCCATTTTATTTACGATAATTCAGTTGCTTCGCTATTATAAATGAATTACTCTCATTTAGTTCATCATGATGCAAACGTTATTGTAGAAGCATTAGCCTAGTCTAATTTGCGAAAATAAATTAATGTAAAATTAGAACATTTTTACTGTGCGATTGCAATAACACTGTATGTTAGGTCACCTAGCCCATAGGTTTCATATAAAATTTATGAATCAAAAATTCTCttaaattcttcttcttcttatgaTTAATACTTAAATTTTCTTCTCGTACAGTCATGTCAATGTTAATTATTTCCTATAAGATTCCGATCGAAGAGAAACAGGATTATAAGTTTGTTGATGGATTCGCTTTGAAAGCATTAAACAAGTGTAGAAATCCCGCACGAGATTCGAGTGGTCCTTATTGTTATGCGTTTACACCTTGGGAAACCACGACCATTTCGAAACAGTACTGTCCTGTTCGATTCTGTAGATCCTCAGGTGAAATTTTTGAACTTCCATGCATGCAAGGTCAACAGTAACTACGTTCtccaatcttgaaatatttaaatttctcaaataaatacataattatagactcaaagtaacttttacattgtaaCGGATATCTAAATGAAAATTTAAcaagatattatatttatatatttctattttttattatttctaatatatagaaatacataaatatatatatatatatatatatatatatatatatatatatatttctatataatatataaatattatatatttctattttttattatttctaatatagaaatacataaatatgatattttgttaagcgACGCAAGAAAGGTATTcgctaataatagtaataaaatacaaaaatataacaaaGAAAATTagtttcaatgaaataaattgCGATTCTTTTTTATGGGTTGGAATGGACTTGGCAACCGAGtgcataaaaaatgtttaatattatattttaatattacgttCCCTAGAGTGTCGCATGGCTGGAACTGCGAACGATTACGTAGGAACATTGTCGGAAACACGTTCTGGTCTTAGTTGCGATTACTGGCAAACTGATTCTGATTTTCTATCGCAATCGGATCAAAAATCCACGAGAATACCTACAACTTCGCAACGCACGCGAGGACCGCTTGTAAAACCGCACAGACCATTGTCGGACCAATATGGAATGATTGTGTTCGATATGCCAAAAAAGCCGACTACTCCAAAGTACACCGCAAAATTCGGTGTACGTGAACACTTCAACGATAGTATGTATCCGGACGGTGCTGCTAAAAACGCTAGCAATTTTTGTAGAaacccatcgcgaaatattgcTGGCACTTGGTGTTACACCACAAACGCTTTGGTGCCGCAAGATCTTTGCAACGTTAGGGACTGTGAAAAACCAGGTAAGCCGGCAGCAGTTTCAAATTGCACTTAGTATTCCCTCGATTAACAAGATTTCGATTTTACGCGGATTTTTTCTTGACAACTATCATTTCTTTAATATTCTTTCGAATCAAGTTAGCGCATCTTAACGATTTCATCTATTATAATGTGCCAACTAATTCCACAAAAATTGCCCTCGCATGCAAGCAACAGCGGTaccgaatttaaaaaaaaatcagagCTGGGTAACATATACGGGAAAaacattttaaatattattttaaataataggaATAAGTAATCAAATTTCAGtaaataaagtattttattttgataatctaaaacataaaatattttatattgataatttagaacataaaatattttatattgatattctaaaacgtaaaataaaatacgttttattttgataatttaaaatataaaataaatatgatatatttGATACTCTAAAGTATAAAATAAGAATACATACACAGATTGAGGAGCTACTTTTTGCAAGTATGTATTACGATTTCTTATGTTCGAAAATTAGCTCTCTTCATAACACATTTTATGAAGAACTGTATCGTATGTATATTTGTAATACAGTGAAACAGTACTTCGCTAAATCTTCCAAACTTAAGCAGAAATGCCTTTAAtacatttcaaataaatttaaacagtgcttataataaataaaatattttgtagtcGAAAGTATACATTTTTGAAAAAGTACAATAtcttattttcaaaaatatatacacaaggtaaaataaaatatttatttactatctACGAGTTAAAATAGCATTTTACCCAGTCCTGCGCATAGTAAAGCAGATTTTTGTGATAAactgtattttgtacgaaataATTATGTCGCGACAGTAAAAGATGCAAGAAACTACATACAACACATGGAGGAACTCTAACTATTTCTATAATTAATAGACAAATACTTCAACTTCAACTACTAAACTTCAACTTTTGCAACTAAATGTCTTGTTACATCTGGTTATTTTATATCTTAGAATCGAACTACATTCTGTTTCATTCAACATCTTAATTTCCGATACACTATTCTTCGTAACATTTGGAGGATAACTATTGTATATAATTTCTAGAAGAGTATATAATTCTTATCAGAGGCGATGCTGCAGGAAGGCGTTTGTATGTTTTACCCGAATATCGTTTTGAAGGATTCCGATTTGCTGTTAAAACTTGGGAACCGGATCAACCAGATTGCATTGTATTTGTCTTTACAGCTGACGACGGTTTTAAGTCACGTTATATTCTAAAAATAGGAGCTTTGAACAACGAGAAAGTGCTACTTTATTACGAGTCGGAAACTCAAGGTAATCATAACGCTATAGAAGATGCCCTAAAAAATGTTCTACGCTCTTGAAAGACGAAAGATGCTATTTGAAGTAATGATTAAAATTAGAATACTTTATAGAGAGTTgtttagaaatttttattttcagcaAAAATTGATGCTGAAGAGTCCGTATTGTTCTATTAGGTTGTGTTACGTGAAATGTCGGACTCTttaaagaaaattgaaaaattgtctTTTTAATtcaaacaaaaatttatttataaaatatgacACATCCGTTTGTACACACTTTTGTTGAGATGTTTCCGACGAATGaataaaacttgtacatatacaatgattcgcattaatattcggacactttttaaaagaaaataactttttaaaaagtggacgaaatgatttcttttttatgtTAGAAGAACTAGTTTACTGAGCAGTGTctataaaatttgatttttaaattgcaattggttggaatgaaaaaagaataagaaaatCGCATTTTTGCTTGTAACTGATTGTTTGAACGTTCAATTTACGACTGAAAGTTTACTTTTTATGTGACACAACCTTATTGTAGTTTGATGGAATTAGGAAACATGGATGTGAAGTATTCGATATTTGAGAAGAGAACTATTTGGTTTATGTAATCGTGGCAGAAATTAATCAGTTTATATCATTGTTCTATATTCTTTTGTCAAGAAAATGAAATCAAATGAGGGTGGCAGAAATTAATCATTTTATATCCTTATTCTACATATATTCTTTTGTCAAGAAACTGATATCGATTGGAGACGATCAATTACACCTATATTgaataatttcgataaaattttaacCGTATTCATAGCCGTTGAATTGGTCAAAATGAAAACTTTACCGCACTTGCTGTTTTTGGGAAAATGGAGCACATTTACAATCAGTATTCCTCGAGGACAAATTTTACTTTATTACGAAGAAGAACCTACACCATTGTTTCAATGGAGTCACAAGGATCCACCAACGACTTTTCTGccaatatattattactatagcaGTGAAAAAGGACGAACTGTTGGTGTTGCGTTTGACCAAGATTCAGGTAGATTTTAAACACATTGTATCAAAACTATTTCAACAAAAACACAATATTGTGTGAGATCTTTAGGTCACGTAACACGTTTAATTAATATGCAAAACGAATTTGTTACGTTTAACGCTAGTTTTACCAAAGGTATGAAAAACtactttttaaacatttttttaaattcgagCCAACGCTGAAACTTCAAAGTACGTCttctaaaatttttatttaaacttgttgggattatggaatgaaaatgaatatgattctaatactttgcttaaaaggactttattttatactcttaattgagagaaggtatatgagcgaaaccgatcgagcgatcaaactctactgagagtccggtaagaagaaacgcttcttttatactccttttgggttcgtcgtgtccaccaatcagagacgttttatttgtcgcgtcttacattgtatacgtgacggttAGGGCACGAAGTACATCAAAAGGTACCGCCAATtgatgtatcgcggcatctaatatatatagattacgtcaccgtcgctgcccgctgacggTGTAACGGGCCCAATTCCCATAACACGGTCCAGTAGCCCTCATCTCATTCATACACCATAACATCCGCTACGATAAGATAACTACGTGTATATAAGCCATTGTACTTCGCCCAAAGAACAGTATTGATTTTGACTACCGAACCCGCCGGAT is from Megalopta genalis isolate 19385.01 chromosome 12, iyMegGena1_principal, whole genome shotgun sequence and encodes:
- the LOC117222927 gene encoding uncharacterized protein LOC117222927 isoform X3; translated protein: MKCKLTQIGREYRGLIAKTVGDTPCQSWSAEEPIHEISKDIHDDDFPERSMKSVKNYCRNPTGESRGPWCYTLDLSLIDDKCDVPLCNFGECRQSGPGAEYGGNRQIGTSGRKCVSWLKVNKMEKMKNARFNDNNFPEGSRKKATNFCRNPTGDSGGPWCYVEQEDSENLQKEYCDIPFCDAKECLTFTKNGSQYTILTKLDAPSGNISFWMKLWDPNGEKDADARILLSLLPVPVTAEQIAEEWSAGVELFFANSGSGQTFPKFDDEEIFEASPEVLVGTKWIGIWITWGGGFVSAGIEGSLKPIFMQEYKRKRGITSLYPETFLYYGLRGTGVLWSTAFCQKQCEIHTTFGTDYSRIWTMEKNNDTNDVRAFVRASQDIRIRLYQTPKLEHPCVTVTIGKNIATLTYEEEEDSTKHYLKEIPSKGILDFWSWKEFSISIFGEHFRLFYHKGKAAIELFYVNNNFFATLRWFSIGSEKSIAFWTLFCSPEATDAVEIPSAPNCISDLTQYMYQGGQWTSANEVPCIPWSSKEIPIEEKQDYKFVDGFALKALNKCRNPARDSSGPYCYAFTPWETTTISKQYCPVRFCRSSECRMAGTANDYVGTLSETRSGLSCDYWQTDSDFLSQSDQKSTRIPTTSQRTRGPLVKPHRPLSDQYGMIVFDMPKKPTTPKYTAKFGVREHFNDSMYPDGAAKNASNFCRNPSRNIAGTWCYTTNALVPQDLCNVRDCEKPEEYIILIRGDAAGRRLYVLPEYRFEGFRFAVKTWEPDQPDCIVFVFTADDGFKSRYILKIGALNNEKVLLYYESETQAVELVKMKTLPHLLFLGKWSTFTISIPRGQILLYYEEEPTPLFQWSHKDPPTTFLPIYYYYSSEKGRTVGVAFDQDSGCPLENTKTDRYARILSISAWSKKEVLRPEQVTFHLRGEGRINIPLLMLPAIPGFYALTFSEKDHWILFTKNVYPNVTIYHRQKIFVPLFTTNSWTNITIRWSGNIINVYSNNTKVFHYEHISPLLFYFFSVGVDPGGWVTWSVNCLPMDIDGPPIDGGWSEWGPWACSASCNGGTGTRKRLCNSPAPNVKGEPCVGPHTMVGRCNEILCGDVTQDTLTLINRRIRANNTALTVKEFHSVTIMSDEDIIELIGKESPHSELQWSLNGIFVQEETDRVELKNDNIEIRKTLVNDSGVYALTLRRIDGTYSILKVISLAIIPAKVNVHIRETLSMTVTCHCSILGHIYSDLQVTWLVQNKSWKDYGITLPIAADVDQILKVNRTHKGLWQCVVKQMDLNFVWITNMISVKVLEPPTWRSHLIEDEKTVFVFHWVPNEKYINILTVILALMLTAFVIVTSWLSTRRKRILSPPRKDISEKKNSTE